Proteins encoded together in one Mercenaria mercenaria strain notata chromosome 18, MADL_Memer_1, whole genome shotgun sequence window:
- the LOC123538694 gene encoding monoglyceride lipase-like, giving the protein MSEVQIKNEKGQQLYARYWNEDSNPTDTYKGLIFIVHGYCEHCLAYTELAKSLIGQGFYVFSHDHVGHGQSEGDRAHVLSFDDYVNDMFYHIDQVKNKFPDKPVFLLGHSMGGTIAVLAAMARPKFFSGVVLIGPLVTPDRKAATPFKIFMGKIAAKVLPQMHIAKLNAKVVSRDEEYVKTYESDPLVYHNGIKCRWGVAMLDALKKIEDGMSGIEWPFFVLHGSADALCEVGGSKLLYEKAQSTDKKIKIFDGAFHQLHHELEPVKKETFDLISEWLNSRV; this is encoded by the exons ATGTCAGAAGTTCAAATAAAGAATGAGAAAGGGCAACAACTCTATGCACGATACTGGAATGAAGACAGCAATCCTACAGATACATACAA GGGCTTGATTTTCATTGTACATGGCTACTGCGAGCATTGTCTAGCCTACACTGAATTAGCGAAGTCTCTTATTGGACAGGGGTTTTACGTCTTCTCACATGATCATG TTGGACACGGACAGAGCGAGGGAGATAGGGCTCATGTGTTGAGTTTCGATGATTATGTTAACGATATGTTCTATCATATTGACCAAGTGAAAAACAAGTTTCCGGACAAGCCAGTGTTTCTTCTTGGACATTCCATG GGTGGTACTATTGCTGTTTTGGCTGCCATGGCTCGTCCGAAATTCTTCAGCGGTGTTGTTCTAATTGGACCTTTAGTTACACCAGACAGGAAAGCTGCAACACCATTTAAG ATATTCATGGGTAAGATAGCTGCCAAAGTTCTCCCCCAGATGCATATAGCAAAACTGAATGCCAAGGTGGTCTCAAGAGATGAAGAATAT GTGAAGACATATGAAAGTGATCCACTGGTCTATCATAATGGTATTAAATGCAG ATGGGGTGTTGCGATGTTAGATGCACTGAAAAAGATAGAAGATGGTATGTCAGGCATTGAGTGGCCATTTTTCGTATTGCATGGTAGCGCGGATGCTCTGTGTGAAGTTGGTGGATCGAAACTCTTGTATGAGAAAGCTCAAAGTACAGACAAAAAGATCAAA ATATTTGATGGGGCCTTCCATCAGTTGCACCATGAGCTGGAACCAGTGAAGAAAGAAACCTTTGATCTCATTTCTGAGTGGCTGAATAGCAGAGTGTAA